The uncultured Bacteroides sp. genome has a segment encoding these proteins:
- a CDS encoding DUF3737 family protein, translated as MELIKNRSFEGERPLFATHDLRLEEVTIYPGESALKECKNIEAVNCEFQGKYPFWHNDGFVIENCLFKEGARAALWYSRNLRMTDTLVEAPKMFREIDGMVLKNVQLPYALETFWYCSNAELRNVQVDKGDYLFTHGSGIQINGFTLNGNYSFQYCKNVEIRNAEIFSKDAFWNTENVTVYDSSLTGEYLGWHSKNLRLVNCKISGTQPLCYATDLIMENCTMDDDADLAFEQSSINATINSPVHSVKNPRSGSITANSYGEIIIDKNVKAPGDCELKLWDNHTCFD; from the coding sequence ATGGAACTAATTAAAAATAGATCTTTCGAAGGTGAACGTCCACTGTTTGCTACCCATGACTTACGTCTGGAAGAAGTAACTATTTATCCTGGAGAATCGGCACTGAAAGAATGTAAAAATATTGAAGCTGTAAACTGTGAGTTTCAGGGCAAATATCCTTTCTGGCACAACGATGGTTTTGTTATCGAAAACTGTTTGTTCAAAGAAGGTGCACGTGCCGCACTTTGGTATTCCCGTAATCTCCGTATGACAGATACGTTGGTGGAAGCCCCTAAAATGTTTCGCGAGATAGATGGTATGGTGCTGAAAAATGTGCAACTGCCTTATGCTTTGGAAACCTTTTGGTATTGCAGTAATGCGGAGTTACGCAATGTACAAGTAGACAAGGGTGACTACCTTTTTACACATGGCTCTGGTATACAAATTAATGGTTTTACGCTGAATGGCAACTATTCTTTCCAGTATTGCAAGAATGTGGAAATCCGGAATGCCGAAATCTTCTCCAAAGATGCTTTCTGGAATACAGAGAATGTAACGGTTTATGATTCTAGCCTTACTGGTGAATATCTTGGCTGGCATTCAAAGAACCTGCGTTTGGTAAATTGCAAGATTTCGGGTACGCAGCCGCTTTGCTATGCCACTGATCTGATAATGGAAAACTGCACGATGGATGATGATGCCGATCTTGCATTTGAACAGTCAAGTATAAACGCTACTATCAATAGTCCGGTTCATAGCGTAAAGAATCCTCGTAGCGGAAGTATTACTGCTAACAGCTATGGCGAAATCATTATTGACAAGAATGTTAAAGCGCCTGGTGACTGTGAACTGAAACTTTGGGACAATCACACTTGTTTTGATTAA
- a CDS encoding IS110 family transposase, with protein MRTQSNKLNFEGENIYVGIDVHLKSWNVTIYTEYLHHKTFNQPPVPSILRDYLNTNFPGGTYYSAYEAGFCGFNIHFELKKLNINNIVVNPADIPTSQKEQILKNDSRDSMKIARSLRANELIGIHVPFIETLENRTLIRTRDVMVKDMTRFKQRIKALLHFYGISYPPEFEKSTSHWSRRFLKWLKEEVSLNTTNGNDALSLLVREVEQQRVLLLEINRKIHSLAVSEKYVKEIELIRSIPGIGLITGLTFLSEIEDIERFHNTDKLAGFVGIIPTCHSSGEIENYGEMTFRKKTILRKCLIESSWIAVRIDPALTRCFLQLCKRMEPNKAIIRIARKLLNRMYYVLKKRQKYECGVV; from the coding sequence ATGCGTACACAAAGTAACAAACTAAATTTTGAAGGAGAAAATATTTATGTTGGAATTGATGTTCATTTGAAAAGTTGGAATGTGACAATTTACACAGAATATCTTCATCATAAAACATTCAACCAACCTCCTGTACCTTCAATTTTAAGGGACTATCTGAATACTAATTTTCCTGGTGGAACTTATTATTCAGCCTATGAAGCCGGATTCTGCGGATTTAATATTCATTTTGAACTTAAAAAACTAAATATAAATAATATTGTGGTTAATCCAGCTGATATACCAACCAGTCAGAAAGAACAGATACTTAAAAACGATTCACGTGATAGTATGAAAATTGCCCGTTCTTTAAGAGCTAATGAACTCATAGGTATACATGTCCCATTCATTGAGACATTGGAAAATCGCACATTGATACGCACCCGAGACGTAATGGTGAAAGATATGACTAGATTTAAACAGCGTATAAAAGCTTTGCTTCATTTTTATGGTATATCTTACCCTCCGGAATTTGAGAAATCAACCAGTCATTGGTCCAGACGTTTTCTTAAATGGTTAAAAGAGGAGGTATCACTTAATACAACGAATGGTAATGACGCCTTGTCATTACTCGTCAGGGAAGTAGAGCAACAAAGAGTTCTTTTATTGGAAATCAATAGAAAAATTCATAGTCTTGCTGTTTCTGAGAAATATGTGAAGGAGATAGAGTTAATAAGAAGCATTCCGGGAATTGGTTTAATTACAGGGCTTACTTTTTTGTCGGAGATAGAAGATATTGAACGATTCCACAATACAGACAAGTTAGCCGGTTTTGTAGGAATAATACCCACCTGTCATTCAAGTGGAGAGATTGAGAATTATGGAGAGATGACATTTAGAAAGAAAACGATTTTAAGAAAGTGTCTGATTGAAAGTTCCTGGATTGCAGTAAGAATAGATCCGGCATTGACAAGGTGTTTTTTACAACTCTGTAAAAGGATGGAGCCCAATAAAGCTATAATACGAATCGCAAGAAAACTATTAAACAGAATGTATTATGTTTTAAAAAAGAGACAAAAATATGAATGTGGAGTGGTTTAA
- a CDS encoding aldo/keto reductase has protein sequence MKQRKLGTQGLEVSALGLGCMGLSFGYGPATDKQEAIKLIRKAYELGVTFFDTAEIYGPFTNEEVVGEAIAPFRNEIVVATKFGFNFKNGQAVGLNSKPEYIRQAVEGSLKRLNVEVIDLLYQHRIDPNVPIEDVAGTVKDLIQEGKVKYFGMSEAGVTNIRKAHAIQPVSALQSEYSMWWREPETKTFATLEELGIGFVPFSPLGKGFLTGKIDANTEFDSKDFRNGIPRFDAENRKANKALVELITQIAQEKEATPAQVALAWIHAQKEWIVPIPGTTKIHRLEENVGAANLELNKDDLTQIETVLAKIDILGHRYPESSEKMVDND, from the coding sequence ATGAAACAGCGTAAATTAGGTACTCAAGGATTGGAAGTATCTGCACTAGGATTAGGATGCATGGGCTTAAGTTTTGGATATGGTCCTGCTACTGACAAGCAAGAGGCTATTAAGTTAATTAGAAAAGCTTACGAATTAGGTGTTACATTTTTTGATACCGCCGAAATATATGGTCCTTTTACCAATGAAGAAGTTGTTGGCGAAGCGATTGCTCCATTTAGAAACGAAATTGTAGTTGCTACCAAATTTGGTTTTAACTTTAAGAATGGTCAGGCAGTTGGGTTAAACAGTAAACCAGAGTACATCCGTCAGGCTGTAGAAGGTTCTTTAAAAAGATTAAATGTAGAAGTCATAGATTTGCTATACCAACATCGAATTGACCCGAATGTTCCTATTGAAGATGTTGCAGGTACAGTTAAAGATTTAATTCAGGAAGGAAAAGTAAAATACTTTGGTATGTCTGAAGCTGGAGTTACCAATATTCGTAAAGCTCATGCTATTCAGCCGGTGTCAGCCTTACAAAGCGAATACTCTATGTGGTGGCGGGAGCCTGAAACAAAAACTTTTGCAACTCTTGAGGAACTAGGAATTGGCTTTGTGCCTTTCAGCCCTCTTGGCAAAGGATTTTTAACAGGAAAAATTGATGCAAATACAGAATTCGATTCCAAAGACTTTCGCAATGGTATACCTCGCTTCGATGCTGAAAACCGAAAAGCGAATAAAGCTTTGGTTGAGTTGATTACCCAAATTGCTCAAGAAAAAGAGGCAACACCTGCACAAGTTGCATTAGCATGGATTCACGCTCAAAAAGAATGGATTGTGCCAATTCCTGGAACAACAAAAATACACCGACTTGAAGAAAATGTAGGAGCTGCAAATCTTGAATTAAATAAGGATGATTTAACTCAGATTGAAACTGTATTAGCAAAAATAGATATTCTTGGACACCGATATCCTGAAAGCAGTGAAAAAATGGTTGATAATGATTAG
- a CDS encoding AraC family transcriptional regulator, with amino-acid sequence MNVKEQSRQEYISRINKVMDYIENHIDEPLPLGSIASIANLSPYHFHRIFTLFTGETPSLFIQRTRIEKAACKIREHKDVPISEIAYSYGFSSVSLFSRTFRKYFNISATDFRNIEKKIIVINGVYYSKDGKMISKNNQQPYHFDSQLCSVNLKQLVIMNTKIEIKEMPEMNVIYCRHKGAYKEISKAYEKLVKWAGPRGLLKFPETKSLTVYHDDPSITEIENVRQDACITVNEDVKVDGEIGKMTVDGGKYAVGHFEITETEFEQAWNTMCLWFTENGYQQGDGNTYELYYNDHNEHPEKKFILDICIPVRPL; translated from the coding sequence ATGAACGTAAAAGAACAAAGCAGACAGGAGTATATTTCAAGGATAAACAAGGTAATGGATTATATTGAAAATCATATTGATGAACCATTACCATTAGGCAGTATTGCCAGTATTGCCAACTTATCACCCTACCATTTTCACAGAATATTCACTCTTTTCACCGGAGAAACGCCTTCTTTATTTATTCAACGGACAAGAATAGAAAAAGCTGCATGTAAGATTAGAGAACATAAAGATGTACCGATCAGCGAAATTGCATACAGCTATGGTTTCAGCAGTGTATCGTTATTTAGCCGTACATTCAGAAAGTATTTCAATATTTCGGCTACTGACTTCCGAAATATTGAAAAGAAGATTATTGTGATTAATGGGGTGTATTATAGCAAGGATGGTAAAATGATCAGCAAGAATAATCAACAGCCTTATCATTTTGATTCGCAACTTTGCAGTGTCAATTTAAAACAATTAGTTATTATGAACACAAAGATTGAAATCAAAGAAATGCCGGAAATGAATGTTATTTATTGTCGGCACAAAGGGGCTTATAAGGAAATAAGCAAAGCGTATGAAAAGTTGGTTAAGTGGGCTGGTCCAAGAGGATTACTAAAGTTTCCTGAAACTAAATCACTGACGGTTTATCATGATGATCCATCAATTACTGAGATTGAGAATGTGAGACAAGATGCCTGCATCACTGTGAACGAGGATGTAAAAGTAGACGGAGAAATAGGCAAAATGACTGTTGATGGTGGGAAATATGCAGTAGGACATTTTGAAATAACCGAAACTGAATTTGAGCAGGCCTGGAACACTATGTGTTTGTGGTTTACTGAAAACGGCTATCAACAGGGAGACGGAAATACTTATGAGCTATATTACAACGATCATAATGAGCACCCGGAAAAGAAATTTATTCTGGACATCTGTATTCCGGTTAGACCGCTTTAA
- a CDS encoding MalY/PatB family protein, which produces MKYNFDEITPRRNTNSYKWDSTADADVLPMWVADMDFRTAPPIIEALKQRVEHGIFGYVKVPDAYYEKTIDWFSRRHNWQISKEWIIYTTGVVPAISAIIKAVTSPGDKVLVQTPVYNCFFSSIRNNGCELVTNDLVYANRTYTIDFDDLERKASDTAVKVMLLCNPHNPAGRVWTREELMRIGEICLRHNVFVIADEIHCEFVYPGHTYTPFASLSEELLQHSATCISPSKAFNLAGLQIANIIIADEEIRSKVDKAININEVCDVNPFGVEALIAAYSKGEEWLNQLNVYLYENYLCMKEFCESYLPQFPITILEGTYLVWMDCSALQKNSEEIEQLLLEKAKLWLNEGTMYGANSETFMRWNIACPRSVLLEGLNRFRKFAEDFSE; this is translated from the coding sequence ATGAAATATAATTTTGATGAAATAACTCCTCGTCGTAATACCAACTCTTATAAATGGGATAGTACCGCGGATGCGGATGTTCTTCCAATGTGGGTGGCCGATATGGATTTCCGTACGGCGCCACCTATTATTGAGGCATTGAAGCAGCGCGTGGAGCATGGTATTTTTGGTTATGTAAAGGTGCCCGATGCTTATTATGAAAAGACGATAGATTGGTTTAGTCGCCGGCACAACTGGCAGATTTCTAAAGAGTGGATTATTTACACAACCGGAGTAGTTCCGGCAATATCCGCCATTATCAAAGCTGTAACATCTCCGGGCGACAAGGTACTGGTGCAGACGCCTGTGTACAACTGCTTCTTTTCCTCTATTCGTAATAATGGCTGCGAGTTAGTAACCAATGATTTAGTTTACGCCAACCGCACTTATACCATTGACTTCGATGATTTAGAGCGCAAAGCTTCTGATACGGCAGTAAAAGTAATGCTGCTTTGTAATCCTCACAATCCTGCCGGACGTGTATGGACACGTGAGGAATTGATGCGCATTGGCGAAATCTGTCTGCGTCACAATGTATTCGTCATTGCCGACGAAATTCATTGTGAATTTGTTTATCCGGGACATACCTATACTCCTTTTGCTTCTCTTAGCGAGGAATTGCTGCAACATTCAGCTACCTGCATTTCGCCCAGCAAGGCCTTTAATTTGGCCGGACTTCAGATTGCAAATATCATTATTGCTGATGAAGAAATACGCAGTAAAGTAGATAAAGCCATCAATATAAATGAGGTCTGTGATGTGAATCCTTTTGGTGTAGAAGCGCTTATAGCTGCTTACAGCAAAGGAGAGGAATGGCTGAATCAGTTGAATGTCTATCTTTACGAAAACTACCTTTGCATGAAGGAATTCTGTGAAAGTTATCTCCCACAATTCCCAATAACCATTCTTGAAGGCACTTACTTGGTTTGGATGGATTGCTCAGCACTTCAAAAGAATTCAGAAGAAATCGAGCAGTTACTTTTAGAAAAAGCCAAACTGTGGCTAAATGAGGGTACCATGTACGGTGCAAACAGTGAAACTTTTATGCGATGGAATATTGCTTGTCCTCGTTCTGTACTACTAGAAGGATTGAATCGTTTTAGAAAATTCGCTGAGGATTTTTCAGAATAA
- a CDS encoding helix-turn-helix domain-containing protein, translating to MNEIPRIDNICDYNSIMGLETLHPLVSVVDLSKSKRMTHMRHSFGFYAIYLKQVKCGDLIYGRNYYDYQEGTLVCIAPGQVLGVEDNGEYFQPKGWALLFHPDLIRGTSLGRNIKNYSFFSYEANEALHLSEQERVVVIDCLHKIELELNHSIDKHSKTLIASNIELLLNYCERFYDRQFITREHINKDILVRFENLLEDYFTSDKPQNIGLPTVGYCADKLNLSSNYLGDLIKKETGKSALEHIQLKLINIAKELVYDTSKSVSEIAYELGFKYPQHFSRLFKKRVGVSPNEYRVQH from the coding sequence ATGAATGAGATTCCAAGAATAGATAATATTTGCGACTACAATTCTATAATGGGGTTGGAAACGTTGCATCCTTTGGTTAGCGTTGTTGATTTATCCAAGTCTAAAAGAATGACACATATGCGTCATAGTTTCGGCTTTTATGCCATCTATCTGAAGCAAGTAAAATGTGGAGATTTGATATATGGGCGCAACTATTATGATTATCAGGAGGGAACATTGGTATGCATTGCACCGGGGCAGGTTCTTGGTGTTGAAGATAACGGAGAGTACTTTCAGCCAAAAGGCTGGGCGTTATTGTTTCATCCCGACTTGATTCGCGGCACCTCACTGGGACGTAATATCAAAAACTATTCATTCTTTTCCTATGAAGCTAACGAAGCCCTTCACTTGTCAGAGCAGGAGAGAGTTGTTGTCATTGATTGCTTGCATAAGATAGAACTGGAACTGAATCATTCAATTGATAAACATAGCAAAACATTGATTGCATCGAACATTGAGTTGCTTCTTAATTATTGTGAGCGTTTTTATGACCGCCAGTTTATTACCCGCGAACATATAAATAAAGATATATTAGTACGGTTTGAGAATCTGCTTGAAGATTATTTTACGTCGGACAAGCCACAAAATATTGGTTTGCCTACAGTGGGATATTGTGCTGATAAGCTTAATCTTTCATCAAACTATTTGGGTGATTTGATTAAAAAGGAAACCGGCAAATCAGCTTTGGAACATATACAACTGAAATTGATTAATATCGCTAAAGAGTTAGTGTATGACACAAGCAAGTCCGTTAGTGAAATTGCTTATGAACTGGGATTCAAATACCCTCAGCACTTTAGCCGACTGTTTAAGAAACGTGTTGGCGTTTCACCGAATGAATATAGGGTGCAGCATTAA
- a CDS encoding ISL3 family transposase gives MNTSFLYHAFGVCEQECSRVRYEDKSIIFEVQTRSEKLRCPCCKSRHFIRSGSTIRRFRGVPIGHKPVFLEMKVQRLECKDCHCIRQENIHFITGKRSYTNRLARLVVELSRLGTIKDVAHFLHLSWDTVKDIQKRYLQRHYGCPDLSELEYIGIDEFAVAKGHVYKTIVVNLLTGQVVYIGDGKGADSLDVFWKKLKKSDAVIKAVATDLSPAFVSTVMTNIPEATLVFDHFHVVKLMNDALDEIRRSVYREEKDLNKRKVFKGTRWLLLCNGKDIFDNQFKSRLDNALKLNEPLMKAYYLKESLKEIWTQVNKEQAIKELDAWIELAYQAKIPKLTTFANTLKAHKWGILAWYDYHISTGKLEGINNKIKTMKRQAYGYRDQRFFELKILAMHEKNYAFVG, from the coding sequence ATGAATACCAGCTTTCTGTACCACGCCTTTGGCGTTTGTGAGCAAGAATGCTCCCGCGTACGCTACGAAGATAAGAGTATTATCTTTGAAGTCCAAACCCGTTCCGAAAAACTTCGTTGTCCTTGTTGTAAGAGTCGGCACTTTATTCGCTCCGGTAGTACTATTCGTCGTTTTCGCGGAGTACCCATAGGACATAAACCTGTATTTTTAGAAATGAAAGTTCAGCGTTTAGAATGCAAAGATTGTCATTGCATTCGTCAGGAGAATATTCATTTTATTACAGGCAAGCGTTCTTATACGAATCGCCTGGCTCGCCTTGTAGTTGAACTCTCCCGTTTAGGTACTATAAAGGATGTTGCTCATTTCCTTCATCTTTCCTGGGATACGGTAAAGGATATCCAGAAACGTTATCTACAGCGACATTATGGATGCCCTGACCTGAGCGAACTTGAATATATTGGCATTGATGAGTTCGCAGTTGCAAAAGGTCATGTCTACAAAACAATCGTAGTAAACCTTCTTACAGGACAAGTTGTATATATAGGCGATGGAAAAGGTGCTGATTCTCTGGATGTTTTTTGGAAGAAACTAAAGAAATCTGATGCTGTCATCAAGGCCGTTGCTACAGATTTATCTCCAGCTTTTGTTTCAACTGTCATGACGAATATACCTGAAGCAACTCTGGTATTTGATCACTTTCATGTAGTCAAACTCATGAATGATGCTTTGGATGAAATACGTAGAAGTGTTTACAGAGAGGAAAAGGATCTGAATAAACGAAAAGTGTTTAAAGGAACTAGATGGTTATTACTATGCAATGGCAAAGACATCTTTGATAACCAATTCAAGTCCAGACTTGACAATGCCTTGAAGCTGAATGAGCCCTTGATGAAAGCATACTATCTGAAAGAAAGTTTGAAAGAAATATGGACACAAGTAAATAAAGAGCAGGCTATCAAAGAATTGGACGCTTGGATAGAACTGGCATATCAAGCCAAAATCCCCAAGCTTACAACATTTGCAAATACACTAAAAGCACATAAGTGGGGAATCTTAGCATGGTATGATTATCATATATCAACAGGAAAATTGGAAGGTATTAATAACAAAATCAAAACAATGAAAAGACAAGCATATGGATATAGAGATCAAAGGTTTTTTGAACTTAAAATTTTGGCAATGCATGAGAAGAACTACGCATTTGTCGGATGA